One segment of Anatilimnocola aggregata DNA contains the following:
- a CDS encoding 6-phosphofructokinase, with the protein MADGPKRIGVLTAGGDCPGLNAVIRGVVKSAGTHGYEVVGFLKGYEGLVDPVSYIPLTNKNTTGILGQGGTILGSTNKGRFAATVGVNDRLELDPELIAGVKTTMEHLNISGLICIGGDGSLAVAQQFHEQGIPVVGVPKTIDNDLSSTAFTFGFFSAVFCATDALDRLHTTAASHERVMVLEVMGRHAGWIALYAGVAGGGDVILIPEIPWTFETVCQAVITREQRGKKFTLIVVAEGAELPSGALVTQERRGEQKQVRLGGIGNIVGAEIEKRLGKETRTVVLGHLQRGGAPTTFDRVLATQYGAHAVRLIIERKFGQMVTYWPPDMGTVSLLDAIKLSAVNPACSAVQAARALGICFGDDNKAAPWSYIPGAETNGTACEAGNGTFLGIPKPEVAKH; encoded by the coding sequence ATGGCAGATGGTCCGAAACGAATCGGCGTATTGACGGCTGGCGGCGATTGCCCCGGTTTGAATGCGGTCATCCGCGGCGTAGTAAAAAGCGCCGGGACTCACGGCTACGAAGTAGTCGGGTTTCTCAAGGGTTATGAAGGACTCGTCGACCCCGTCAGCTACATTCCCCTCACGAACAAGAACACCACCGGCATTCTCGGCCAGGGTGGTACGATTTTGGGTTCCACGAACAAGGGCCGCTTCGCCGCGACCGTGGGTGTGAACGACCGGCTCGAGCTCGACCCCGAGTTGATTGCTGGCGTGAAGACCACGATGGAGCACCTGAACATCAGTGGCTTGATCTGCATTGGCGGCGATGGCTCGCTGGCAGTGGCGCAGCAATTTCACGAACAGGGAATTCCGGTAGTCGGCGTCCCCAAGACAATCGACAACGACTTGTCGAGCACAGCTTTCACGTTCGGTTTCTTCAGTGCCGTATTCTGTGCCACCGATGCTCTCGACCGCCTGCACACGACCGCTGCCAGTCACGAGCGGGTGATGGTGCTGGAAGTGATGGGACGGCATGCCGGCTGGATCGCTCTCTACGCTGGTGTTGCTGGCGGCGGCGATGTGATTCTGATCCCCGAAATTCCGTGGACGTTTGAAACGGTTTGCCAGGCTGTCATCACTCGCGAACAGCGGGGCAAGAAGTTCACACTGATCGTTGTTGCCGAAGGGGCAGAACTCCCCAGCGGCGCGCTGGTGACGCAAGAACGTCGCGGCGAGCAGAAGCAAGTTCGCCTCGGCGGTATTGGCAATATTGTTGGTGCCGAAATTGAGAAGCGGTTGGGCAAAGAAACCCGCACCGTGGTGCTGGGTCACTTGCAACGAGGTGGTGCCCCCACCACGTTCGATCGCGTGCTCGCGACTCAATACGGCGCACATGCCGTGCGGCTGATTATCGAGCGCAAGTTTGGGCAAATGGTCACTTATTGGCCGCCAGACATGGGCACCGTCTCGCTGCTCGACGCCATCAAGCTCTCCGCCGTGAATCCTGCCTGTTCGGCAGTTCAAGCCGCGCGTGCTCTGGGCATTTGCTTTGGCGACGACAACAAGGCAGCCCCGTGGAGCTACATTCCCGGCGCCGAGA